A single genomic interval of Phocoenobacter uteri harbors:
- a CDS encoding YagU family protein yields the protein MNLLKQTPPARRRYGLAAFIGLIAGIVSSFVKWGAEHPLPPRSPADMFNAACSPETLIRAADQIDCSRNFLNPPYIFLRDYLGIADPNSAVYTFAGHAFNSVGVTHIIFSIVFAVGYCIVVERFPIFKLWQGLLAGALAQLFVHMITFPLMGLTPPLLELPAYEHISEIVGHLIWFWSIEIIRRDLRNRITKEPDADVPLSSAFR from the coding sequence ATGAATTTACTAAAACAAACGCCACCAGCACGTCGTCGCTATGGTTTGGCTGCTTTTATTGGTCTTATTGCAGGTATCGTTTCTTCATTCGTAAAATGGGGAGCTGAGCATCCACTACCACCAAGAAGCCCTGCGGATATGTTCAATGCCGCGTGTTCGCCTGAAACCTTAATCAGAGCGGCGGATCAAATTGACTGCTCTCGCAATTTCTTAAACCCTCCATATATTTTCTTACGCGATTATTTAGGCATTGCTGACCCAAATTCTGCGGTTTATACCTTTGCAGGACACGCTTTTAATTCTGTTGGTGTAACACACATCATCTTCTCTATCGTGTTTGCCGTAGGTTACTGTATTGTGGTTGAGCGTTTCCCAATCTTCAAATTATGGCAAGGTTTACTTGCGGGTGCATTAGCACAATTATTTGTACATATGATTACATTCCCATTGATGGGGCTTACACCACCACTATTGGAATTACCTGCTTATGAACATATTTCAGAAATTGTTGGGCATTTAATTTGGTTCTGGTCAATCGAAATTATCCGTCGTGATTTACGCAACCGCATTACCAAAGAGCCTGATGCCGACGTTCCATTATCTTCAGCTTTCCGTTAG